Proteins found in one Pontibacter sp. SGAir0037 genomic segment:
- the uvsE gene encoding UV DNA damage repair endonuclease UvsE has product MKIGYPCINWTLDCSPSRTFRLASYTEERLLETVAQNLACLRRILEYNVQHGLFFFRLTSDLVPFASHPINTYNWQEHFKPTFLELGEYIKRNNMRISMHPDQFVVLNSPNEQTVKNSIAELVYQGSILDLMELDTTAKLQIHGGGAYGDKSTAIGRFAEVYHTMLPEAVKARLCVENDDRTYSLLDCLQLHELTGMPVIFDNLHHECVNNGEPLNEAIQFASETWDPVKDGILMMDYSSQAYGERKGKHTPSIEEQLFHDFLLETEGVELDVMLEIKDKEASALKAIEIAKALGRA; this is encoded by the coding sequence ATGAAAATAGGCTACCCATGCATTAACTGGACGTTAGACTGTAGTCCATCCCGTACTTTCAGGCTCGCCTCTTATACAGAAGAGAGACTTCTGGAAACAGTAGCGCAGAACTTGGCTTGCCTTCGGCGCATACTGGAATACAATGTTCAGCATGGGCTGTTTTTCTTTCGCCTAACTTCCGATTTAGTGCCTTTTGCCTCACACCCTATTAATACCTATAACTGGCAGGAGCATTTTAAGCCTACTTTTCTGGAACTGGGCGAATACATAAAACGCAACAACATGCGCATTTCTATGCACCCAGATCAGTTTGTGGTGCTTAACTCTCCTAATGAGCAGACTGTAAAGAACAGTATTGCCGAGCTAGTATATCAGGGCAGCATCCTTGATCTGATGGAACTGGATACAACAGCTAAACTACAGATTCATGGCGGCGGTGCTTATGGTGATAAATCTACGGCCATAGGGCGTTTTGCCGAAGTATATCATACCATGCTTCCTGAAGCCGTAAAAGCCAGGCTTTGCGTAGAGAATGACGACAGAACCTATAGCTTACTGGACTGCCTCCAACTACACGAGCTTACAGGTATGCCTGTTATTTTTGACAACCTGCACCACGAGTGTGTTAATAATGGCGAGCCTTTAAATGAAGCCATACAATTCGCTTCTGAAACATGGGATCCTGTAAAAGATGGCATCCTGATGATGGACTATAGCTCACAGGCTTATGGCGAGCGCAAAGGGAAGCACACCCCAAGTATTGAAGAGCAGCTTTTCCATGATTTTCTATTGGAAACAGAAGGAGTAGAACTGGATGTTATGCTGGAAATAAAAGATAAAGAAGCCAGTGCTCTTAAAGCGATCGAAATCGCTAAAGCTTTGGGAAGAGCTTAG
- a CDS encoding zinc-dependent alcohol dehydrogenase, whose protein sequence is MLAMNYRGPQRVRIDHKPMPEILHPQDAIVRVTRSCICGSDLHLYNGNVPDTRVGTTFGHEFIGVVEEVGSDVQKLKVGDNVLVPFNIACGKCAFCKQGLYGNCHESNSQATAVGGIFGYSHTAGGYNGGQAEYVRVPYADIGPTVIPEGMDPDDAVLLTDVVPTGYQAAEMAGIQPGDTVVIFGAGPIGIMAAKCSWLFGAGRVIVFDQVEYRLEFVKNYAQCEAYNFRSIEDPVVFVKKTTDWMGADVCIDAVGAEAAGSAMQTITGRKMLLQAGSATALHWAINSVKKGGIVSIVGVYGPTGNLVPIGNVVNKGITIRANQASVKRLLPRLIEHVQNGVINPKALITHRIPLEEVSDAYRIFSDKLDNCIKPVLIPPSAKM, encoded by the coding sequence ATGCTTGCTATGAATTACCGTGGACCACAAAGGGTCCGAATTGATCATAAACCGATGCCTGAAATTCTGCACCCTCAGGATGCCATTGTCAGAGTAACCCGCTCCTGTATTTGCGGCTCTGATTTGCACTTATACAACGGCAACGTACCAGACACGCGTGTAGGAACTACATTCGGACACGAATTTATCGGAGTAGTAGAAGAAGTTGGCTCGGATGTACAGAAACTGAAGGTTGGTGATAATGTATTAGTGCCCTTTAATATTGCCTGCGGAAAATGCGCCTTTTGTAAGCAGGGGCTTTATGGCAACTGCCATGAATCGAATTCGCAAGCAACAGCTGTAGGTGGTATTTTCGGCTATTCGCATACTGCAGGAGGCTACAATGGCGGACAGGCCGAATATGTACGTGTGCCTTATGCCGATATAGGCCCTACTGTAATACCGGAAGGCATGGACCCCGATGATGCTGTTTTACTGACCGATGTGGTGCCTACAGGCTATCAGGCTGCTGAGATGGCCGGCATACAACCCGGAGACACCGTAGTGATATTTGGCGCAGGCCCTATAGGCATTATGGCTGCCAAATGCTCCTGGCTTTTTGGCGCCGGCCGCGTTATTGTTTTCGACCAGGTAGAGTACCGGCTGGAGTTTGTTAAGAACTACGCCCAATGCGAAGCCTACAACTTTAGATCGATTGAGGATCCGGTGGTGTTTGTAAAGAAAACAACCGATTGGATGGGTGCCGATGTTTGCATAGACGCTGTAGGCGCTGAAGCTGCCGGAAGTGCCATGCAAACCATTACCGGTCGTAAAATGCTGTTACAGGCAGGTTCTGCCACGGCACTGCACTGGGCCATAAACTCTGTTAAAAAGGGAGGTATTGTGTCTATTGTAGGTGTTTATGGCCCAACAGGCAATCTGGTGCCGATTGGCAACGTAGTAAACAAGGGTATTACAATACGTGCAAACCAGGCATCTGTAAAACGCCTACTCCCCAGGCTAATCGAGCATGTGCAAAACGGGGTGATAAACCCTAAAGCACTTATTACACACCGCATTCCTTTGGAAGAGGTATCAGATGCTTATCGCATTTTCTCTGATAAGCTGGATAATTGTATCAAACCGGTTCTTATTCCACCGTCCGCCAAAATGTAA
- a CDS encoding L-ribulose-5-phosphate 4-epimerase: MSQYQHIKETAYQANMQLPKLGLVLFTFGNVSAADREAGVFAIKPSGVPYDDLSPDKMVIVDFEGKTVEGNLRPSSDTQTHAVLYKHWENIGGIVHTHSTYATAWAQSQRDIPIYGTTHADHNTVDIPCAPPMADAMIQGDYEYQTGFQIMDYLKEKNMSYKEVEMVLVGNHAPFTWGKTAEKAVYNSAVLEEVARMAYITEQIRSDVPRLKDSLIKKHYERKHGPHSYYGQ; encoded by the coding sequence ATGAGTCAATACCAACACATTAAAGAAACAGCCTATCAAGCTAACATGCAGCTGCCAAAGCTGGGGCTGGTACTTTTTACTTTCGGAAATGTAAGTGCGGCAGACCGTGAGGCAGGAGTTTTTGCTATCAAGCCAAGTGGCGTGCCTTACGACGATCTTTCTCCGGATAAAATGGTGATCGTAGATTTTGAAGGCAAAACAGTAGAGGGCAACTTACGCCCTTCATCTGATACGCAAACGCACGCTGTACTTTACAAGCACTGGGAAAACATAGGCGGCATTGTACATACCCACTCCACTTATGCTACCGCCTGGGCCCAGTCCCAGCGCGACATTCCTATCTATGGCACTACACATGCAGATCATAATACAGTAGACATTCCTTGTGCCCCCCCTATGGCGGATGCCATGATACAGGGCGACTACGAATATCAGACGGGTTTCCAGATAATGGACTACCTGAAAGAGAAGAATATGAGTTATAAAGAAGTGGAAATGGTGTTAGTGGGGAACCACGCACCCTTTACTTGGGGAAAAACAGCAGAAAAAGCAGTTTATAATAGTGCAGTTTTAGAAGAAGTTGCAAGAATGGCTTATATTACAGAGCAAATTAGAAGCGATGTTCCCCGTTTAAAGGATTCGCTGATAAAGAAGCACTATGAAAGAAAGCATGGCCCCCACTCCTACTATGGACAATAA
- a CDS encoding glycoside hydrolase family 127 protein, whose product MNLKCLRILLLLLLPFASIGQEIQFKSFPLSAVSLLESPFKKAQQTDMAYMLALDPDRLLAPYLREAGIEPKAPVYGNWENTGLDGHIGGHYLTALALMYASTGNEELHKRLTYMIDQLEICQKKNGNGYVGGVPGGNAMWEEISRGKIDAQSFSLNKKWVPWYNIHKTYAGLRDAYLYAGNEKAKDMLVQFSDWCLNLTAGLTDAQVQDMLRSEHGGMNEVFADVAEITGDGRYLELARKFSHRAILTPLLSNEDKLTGLHANTQIPKVIGYKRIAEVAGDPAWADASAFFWETVVKNRTVSIGGNSVREHFHPTNDFSSMVESREGPETCNTYNMLKLTKQLFYTDPSPAYISYYERALYNHILSSQHPEKGGFVYFTPMRPRHYRVYSQPSEGFWCCVGSGLENHGKYGELIYTHNGKDIFVNLFIPSHLKWQEKGVTLKQITKFPFEEKTELRLELQKSAKFSLNIRKPEWVKEGAFKVLVNNKEVKTKAVSSTYVAVERKWKTGDVVSVALPMQTKVEQLPDQSDWVSFVHGPVVLAAITDKTDLEGLWADNSRMAHIAHGPAYSIEEAPLLVSSGKSLADGLKPVDGKPLTFKASDMIATDAYKQVELVPFFQVHDARYVVYWPVSTPEKLEARNKALREREQEKLLLDSRTVDQVAPGEQQPESDHNYQGEGAESGVHQDRHWRHASGWFSYDLKDPKKEARTLRVTYYGQDMNRNFDILINNKRIETVRLDGSKGNTFFEVDYALPEELLRSAAGKLQVKFSAHAGSIAGGVYHVRLLK is encoded by the coding sequence ATGAACCTGAAGTGTTTGCGTATTCTGCTTTTACTCCTCTTACCGTTCGCCAGTATCGGGCAGGAGATTCAGTTTAAAAGTTTTCCACTTTCTGCAGTAAGCCTGCTGGAGAGCCCCTTTAAAAAAGCACAGCAAACGGATATGGCATACATGCTGGCACTTGACCCCGACCGGTTGCTGGCACCATACTTACGGGAGGCTGGTATAGAACCAAAAGCTCCTGTTTACGGTAATTGGGAAAATACAGGCCTGGATGGCCATATCGGGGGCCATTACCTTACTGCACTGGCACTCATGTATGCTTCTACAGGAAATGAGGAGCTACACAAGCGGCTAACCTATATGATTGACCAATTGGAAATATGCCAGAAGAAAAATGGCAATGGGTATGTAGGAGGTGTGCCAGGCGGAAATGCGATGTGGGAGGAAATCAGCAGAGGCAAGATAGATGCGCAAAGCTTTTCATTAAATAAAAAGTGGGTACCCTGGTATAATATACATAAAACTTATGCTGGCCTTCGGGATGCTTATTTATATGCAGGTAACGAAAAGGCAAAAGACATGTTAGTGCAATTCTCAGACTGGTGCCTGAACCTGACAGCAGGTTTAACCGACGCGCAGGTGCAGGACATGCTACGAAGCGAGCACGGCGGCATGAACGAGGTGTTTGCTGATGTGGCTGAGATAACCGGAGACGGCAGGTACCTTGAACTGGCACGGAAATTTTCTCATCGTGCCATCTTAACTCCTTTGCTTTCGAATGAAGACAAACTAACGGGTTTGCATGCCAATACACAAATACCAAAGGTAATCGGGTATAAGCGTATAGCGGAAGTGGCAGGAGATCCCGCCTGGGCTGATGCCTCTGCTTTCTTTTGGGAGACAGTGGTGAAAAACAGAACAGTTTCTATAGGGGGAAATAGTGTTCGGGAGCATTTTCATCCAACAAATGACTTTAGTTCTATGGTAGAGTCCAGGGAAGGCCCCGAAACATGTAACACCTATAACATGCTGAAACTAACGAAGCAGTTATTCTATACAGATCCATCCCCTGCTTATATTTCTTACTACGAAAGGGCCTTGTATAATCATATTCTTTCGTCGCAGCACCCGGAGAAAGGAGGCTTTGTATATTTCACCCCAATGAGGCCACGGCACTACCGTGTGTATTCGCAACCCAGCGAAGGCTTTTGGTGCTGTGTTGGCTCCGGGCTGGAAAACCATGGAAAGTACGGCGAGTTGATTTATACACACAATGGGAAAGACATATTTGTTAACTTGTTTATTCCGTCTCATCTGAAGTGGCAGGAGAAAGGCGTTACCCTGAAACAGATAACTAAGTTTCCATTTGAGGAGAAGACAGAACTCAGGCTGGAGCTGCAAAAGTCCGCAAAGTTTTCGCTGAATATCAGGAAGCCTGAATGGGTGAAGGAGGGGGCGTTTAAAGTGCTTGTAAATAATAAAGAGGTGAAGACTAAAGCTGTTTCTTCTACCTATGTGGCTGTAGAACGCAAATGGAAAACAGGTGATGTGGTTTCGGTTGCACTGCCTATGCAAACAAAGGTAGAGCAACTGCCGGATCAATCGGACTGGGTGTCGTTTGTGCATGGCCCGGTTGTACTCGCAGCAATAACAGATAAAACAGATTTAGAAGGTTTGTGGGCTGATAACAGTCGTATGGCGCATATTGCACATGGGCCGGCTTATTCTATAGAAGAAGCGCCCTTGCTGGTATCATCGGGTAAAAGCCTGGCAGATGGATTAAAGCCTGTCGATGGGAAGCCACTTACATTTAAAGCCTCTGATATGATTGCCACTGATGCCTATAAGCAGGTGGAGTTGGTGCCTTTTTTCCAGGTGCATGATGCCCGTTATGTGGTGTACTGGCCTGTTTCTACGCCGGAAAAGCTGGAGGCCAGAAATAAGGCTTTGCGGGAGAGAGAACAGGAAAAACTCTTGCTCGACTCCCGTACTGTTGACCAGGTTGCGCCCGGAGAACAGCAGCCTGAATCAGATCATAATTACCAGGGAGAAGGTGCCGAGTCAGGCGTGCACCAGGATCGGCATTGGCGGCATGCCAGCGGGTGGTTTAGCTATGACCTGAAAGACCCGAAGAAAGAGGCCCGCACCTTACGGGTAACTTATTACGGACAGGATATGAATCGTAACTTTGATATACTGATTAATAACAAGCGCATTGAAACAGTGAGGTTAGACGGATCTAAAGGCAATACTTTTTTTGAAGTGGATTATGCTTTGCCGGAAGAGTTATTGAGAAGTGCAGCAGGGAAATTGCAGGTGAAATTCTCTGCTCACGCTGGCTCCATTGCAGGAGGTGTCTATCATGTCAGGTTACTAAAATAG
- a CDS encoding alpha-N-arabinofuranosidase: MKKNLLGFLLLLCSFSGFGQTTAKLNAPTNQELKINKHIYGHFAEHLGRCIYGGFYVGEDNKKIPHTAGIRNDVVDALKKLKIPNLRWPGGCFADTYHWKDGIGPKSQRPTIVNSWWGGVTENNSFGTHDFLNMCELLGTEPYLAGNVGSGQVQELADWVQYVNFAGEGPMSKLRRANGRQEPWKVKYWGIGNEAWGCGGNMTAEYYANVYRKYATFVSDWNNTGGIYRIASGANSGDYNWTEVLMKNIPKSLIEGVALHHYSVIDWNKKGPATDFSDEQYFTTMKRALFMEELVTKHIAIMDKYDPEKKVALVVDEWGGWYDVEPGTNPGFLYQQNTMRDAMIAGVTLNIFNNHCERVRMANLAQAINVLQAVILTDEEKMILTPTYHVMEMYNVHQDATFLPLEVKSADFAFNNEKLPAVSGSASRDQQGVTHITLVNIDSKKANDISIDVQALKLKSVSGRILTSKSIQDHNTFEKPNTITPANFKGASIKGNNLNVKLPPFSVVVLELK; this comes from the coding sequence ATGAAGAAAAATTTATTAGGTTTCTTGCTGCTTCTCTGCAGCTTCTCTGGTTTCGGTCAAACTACTGCTAAGCTAAATGCGCCAACTAACCAGGAGCTGAAAATAAACAAGCATATTTATGGCCATTTTGCCGAGCATTTAGGCCGCTGTATTTATGGTGGATTTTATGTAGGCGAGGACAACAAAAAGATTCCCCATACAGCAGGTATCAGAAATGATGTGGTTGATGCCCTTAAAAAGCTAAAGATACCCAACCTGCGCTGGCCGGGAGGTTGTTTTGCCGATACGTATCACTGGAAAGATGGCATAGGACCTAAAAGTCAGCGCCCGACGATTGTGAACAGCTGGTGGGGCGGAGTAACAGAAAACAACAGCTTCGGGACGCACGATTTTCTGAATATGTGTGAGTTGCTGGGTACAGAGCCATACCTGGCAGGAAATGTAGGAAGCGGGCAGGTGCAAGAACTGGCCGATTGGGTGCAGTATGTTAACTTCGCCGGGGAAGGCCCCATGTCAAAGCTGCGTCGTGCGAACGGCCGCCAAGAACCCTGGAAGGTAAAGTACTGGGGTATTGGGAACGAAGCCTGGGGTTGCGGCGGTAACATGACGGCAGAATATTATGCCAACGTATACCGCAAATACGCCACCTTTGTGTCTGACTGGAATAATACCGGAGGCATTTACCGCATTGCTTCCGGCGCCAATTCAGGCGACTACAACTGGACCGAGGTGTTAATGAAGAATATCCCGAAGAGCCTGATCGAAGGCGTTGCGCTTCATCATTACTCTGTGATCGACTGGAATAAAAAAGGCCCAGCTACTGACTTCTCGGATGAGCAGTATTTTACCACCATGAAGAGAGCTCTGTTTATGGAGGAACTGGTAACAAAGCATATTGCCATCATGGATAAGTATGACCCTGAGAAGAAGGTAGCCTTGGTAGTAGACGAGTGGGGCGGTTGGTATGATGTAGAGCCAGGTACAAACCCTGGTTTCCTTTACCAGCAGAACACCATGCGTGATGCCATGATTGCAGGTGTAACGCTTAACATCTTTAACAACCACTGCGAACGTGTACGTATGGCCAATCTGGCGCAAGCTATAAATGTGCTGCAGGCAGTTATCCTAACCGATGAGGAGAAAATGATCCTGACACCTACTTACCATGTTATGGAAATGTATAACGTGCACCAGGATGCAACATTTCTGCCTCTTGAAGTTAAAAGTGCCGACTTTGCTTTTAACAATGAAAAGTTACCGGCTGTTTCCGGCTCTGCCTCAAGAGACCAGCAAGGTGTAACACACATTACATTAGTTAATATCGACTCTAAAAAAGCCAATGATATCAGTATAGATGTGCAGGCGCTGAAGTTGAAATCTGTGTCAGGGCGAATTTTAACCTCAAAGAGTATACAGGATCACAATACCTTCGAAAAACCTAATACAATTACACCTGCTAATTTTAAAGGAGCCAGTATAAAAGGCAATAATTTAAATGTGAAGTTGCCGCCGTTTTCTGTGGTGGTGCTGGAACTGAAGTAA
- a CDS encoding ribulokinase, producing the protein MNQEQYVIGVDYGSDSVRSVLVNASNGEEVASSVFYYPRWQKGLFCNSSANQFRQHPLDYVEGLTYTIKDCLQKAGSNTIVKAVKGISVDTTGSTPVAVDKSGTPLALLPGFEENPNAMFVLWKDHTSVAEAAELNQHATRFDTNYLQYVGGIYSSEWFWAKLLHILRADVNVREACYSWVEHCDWIPFLLTGGADVAQMKRGVCSAGHKSLWAEEFGGLPPEEFFSSLDPLLAGFTERLFTTTYTSDQAAGTLSAEWAEKLGLSTDVVIGVGAFDAHMGAVGGQIEPYHLSKVMGTSTCDMLVAPLEEVSDKLVNGICGQVPGSIIPGMMGLEAGQSAFGDVYAWFRKILLWPLENILLQSETVSSETAQALVAETEARIIPELTAQAARVPLTENSEYALDWLNGRRTPDANQLLKGAVAGLGLGTDAPKLFRALAEATCFGAKKIVNRFIEQGIPVKGLIGMGGVAKKSPFIMQMMSDVINMPLRIHKSDQTCAIGAAMFAATAAGIYAKVEDAMDAMGQGFDAEYSPDPERAALYEKRFRKYEALGDLIEAQIDAPASQVTDVQEAVVR; encoded by the coding sequence GTGAATCAGGAACAATATGTAATAGGAGTAGACTATGGTTCAGACTCAGTCCGCTCCGTTTTAGTAAATGCCTCTAACGGGGAAGAGGTAGCTTCTTCGGTATTTTATTATCCGCGCTGGCAAAAAGGGCTTTTCTGCAATTCTTCCGCGAACCAGTTCAGGCAACACCCCCTGGATTATGTAGAAGGGCTAACATATACGATAAAAGATTGCCTCCAAAAAGCAGGGAGCAACACAATTGTAAAAGCGGTAAAGGGTATTTCTGTCGATACTACTGGCTCTACCCCTGTGGCGGTAGATAAAAGCGGCACGCCGTTAGCGCTATTGCCTGGTTTCGAAGAAAATCCGAACGCAATGTTTGTTCTCTGGAAAGATCATACTTCAGTTGCCGAGGCTGCTGAACTTAACCAGCATGCAACCAGGTTTGACACCAACTATCTTCAGTATGTAGGCGGCATCTATTCTTCAGAATGGTTTTGGGCAAAACTGCTCCACATACTAAGAGCAGATGTCAACGTAAGAGAAGCATGCTACTCATGGGTAGAACACTGCGACTGGATTCCTTTCTTACTTACAGGAGGAGCAGATGTAGCCCAAATGAAAAGAGGCGTATGCTCTGCCGGGCATAAGTCGCTTTGGGCAGAAGAGTTCGGCGGGTTGCCACCGGAAGAATTTTTCTCATCACTAGACCCGCTGCTGGCCGGATTCACAGAAAGATTATTCACAACTACTTATACTTCGGATCAGGCAGCAGGAACTTTGAGTGCGGAGTGGGCAGAAAAATTAGGTTTATCTACCGATGTTGTTATAGGGGTTGGTGCTTTCGACGCGCATATGGGCGCTGTAGGCGGGCAAATAGAGCCTTACCACCTGAGTAAGGTAATGGGCACTTCTACCTGTGATATGCTGGTGGCCCCACTTGAAGAGGTAAGCGATAAACTGGTAAACGGAATATGCGGCCAGGTACCCGGCTCTATTATACCTGGTATGATGGGACTGGAGGCAGGCCAATCTGCTTTTGGAGATGTATACGCCTGGTTCCGAAAAATTTTATTATGGCCTCTGGAGAACATACTGCTGCAATCCGAAACGGTGTCTTCCGAAACAGCGCAAGCACTTGTTGCTGAGACAGAAGCACGCATTATTCCGGAACTTACTGCACAGGCCGCAAGAGTTCCGCTAACAGAAAATAGCGAGTATGCCCTCGACTGGCTCAACGGCCGCAGAACACCTGATGCCAACCAATTACTAAAAGGAGCCGTAGCCGGACTTGGTTTGGGAACAGATGCGCCTAAGTTATTCAGAGCACTTGCCGAAGCTACCTGTTTCGGAGCTAAAAAAATTGTGAACAGGTTTATAGAACAAGGCATTCCGGTTAAAGGCCTGATAGGCATGGGAGGTGTGGCTAAAAAATCGCCTTTCATCATGCAGATGATGTCTGATGTAATTAACATGCCTCTCCGGATTCATAAATCAGATCAGACCTGTGCCATTGGAGCCGCCATGTTTGCCGCTACGGCTGCCGGAATCTATGCGAAAGTAGAAGATGCCATGGATGCTATGGGGCAAGGCTTTGATGCTGAATATTCACCAGACCCGGAACGTGCCGCTCTGTATGAGAAACGGTTTCGGAAATACGAAGCGCTAGGCGACCTTATAGAGGCACAGATAGACGCTCCGGCATCACAAGTAACAGACGTTCAAGAAGCAGTAGTCAGATAA
- a CDS encoding PAS domain-containing protein, with the protein MSEENRLKELNAYQILDTLPEQELDELAEIASAICDTPISLMSFIDDRRQWFKAKKGINIAETPRQDAFCQHALHNPKEVLVVVDPLNDDRFKNNPLVLGSPYIRFYAGAPLETPTGNVLGTLCVIDDKPREISENQKKALKLLAKKAIDYLEFRKILLEQGDRIELSAARLKKLTDLAPGAIYQFEMTANGKMSFTFLSKGIAEIHPDLDPEELKQKPELGFGAIHPEDLPVVQQSIQESFIHLTSWDMEYRVVSKNGTISWHWANANPEKQEDGTVVWYGTFQDITDRKEYIKALEQILHDISHVMRRPVATMLGLTSAIEKEVLNEKTLLEYLKHIKTVSKEMDDYIRALNDVYHSIKLNIADRYKVKIH; encoded by the coding sequence ATGAGCGAAGAAAACAGACTAAAAGAACTTAATGCATATCAGATACTAGATACATTACCTGAGCAGGAGCTTGACGAATTAGCTGAAATTGCATCAGCTATTTGTGATACCCCTATTTCATTAATGTCATTTATCGATGACAGACGCCAGTGGTTCAAGGCAAAAAAAGGAATCAATATTGCTGAAACGCCAAGACAGGATGCTTTTTGCCAACATGCACTGCACAACCCAAAAGAAGTACTGGTTGTGGTTGATCCTTTAAATGATGATAGGTTTAAAAATAACCCTTTGGTGCTGGGTTCTCCTTACATCCGCTTTTATGCAGGTGCTCCCCTGGAAACGCCGACTGGGAATGTACTTGGAACCTTATGCGTAATTGATGATAAACCCCGGGAAATATCAGAGAATCAGAAGAAGGCTTTAAAGCTCCTGGCTAAAAAAGCAATTGATTACCTGGAGTTCAGAAAGATATTGCTGGAGCAGGGAGATAGAATCGAATTAAGTGCGGCAAGGCTGAAAAAGCTAACGGACCTGGCTCCCGGAGCAATTTACCAGTTTGAAATGACAGCCAATGGTAAAATGTCTTTTACTTTCTTAAGTAAAGGTATAGCTGAAATACACCCTGATCTCGATCCTGAGGAGCTAAAGCAGAAACCTGAGCTTGGGTTTGGGGCCATTCACCCGGAAGATCTGCCGGTAGTGCAGCAGAGTATACAGGAATCGTTTATACACCTGACCAGCTGGGACATGGAATACCGGGTCGTGTCAAAGAATGGTACTATTTCCTGGCATTGGGCAAATGCAAACCCGGAGAAGCAGGAGGATGGAACGGTGGTGTGGTATGGCACTTTTCAGGATATTACAGATAGAAAAGAGTATATAAAGGCACTGGAACAGATACTTCATGATATATCGCATGTCATGCGCCGGCCTGTAGCCACCATGCTTGGTTTAACATCTGCCATTGAAAAAGAAGTGCTTAATGAAAAAACACTGCTGGAATACCTGAAGCACATCAAAACAGTGTCAAAGGAAATGGACGATTATATCAGAGCTCTGAATGATGTGTATCACTCCATTAAGTTGAATATTGCGGATCGGTATAAGGTTAAGATACATTAG
- a CDS encoding NUDIX domain-containing protein, giving the protein MLKYSGQTRILVAVDCIIFGFDGEQYKLLLIQRGFAPEKRKWSLMGGFLQPDESLDVGANRVLKQLTGLENVYMEQLHTFGDLERDPVERTLAVAYFALIDIQKYEKQLSKDFNAEWFPLKEMPELIFDHNRMVNMAKERLRYKAALHPILFELLPDKFTLPQLQALYEGLYETSLDKRNFTRKLLSTGLFIKQQDKEKESSKKGAFYYKLDQSKYLDDFQAFLKFIPNPDKLLTS; this is encoded by the coding sequence ATGCTTAAATATTCAGGGCAAACCCGTATCCTTGTTGCTGTTGATTGTATCATCTTTGGTTTTGATGGAGAGCAATACAAACTACTTCTCATTCAAAGAGGCTTTGCTCCTGAAAAAAGAAAATGGAGTCTGATGGGTGGCTTTCTGCAGCCTGATGAAAGCCTGGATGTTGGAGCCAACCGCGTGCTAAAGCAATTAACTGGTCTGGAAAATGTGTATATGGAGCAACTACATACGTTTGGCGACCTAGAACGGGATCCTGTGGAAAGAACATTAGCAGTTGCTTATTTTGCTTTAATTGATATTCAAAAGTATGAGAAGCAATTAAGCAAAGACTTTAATGCGGAGTGGTTTCCATTAAAAGAAATGCCGGAGCTTATCTTCGATCATAACAGAATGGTTAACATGGCTAAAGAAAGGCTCCGCTATAAAGCTGCTCTGCACCCTATATTATTTGAGCTACTCCCCGATAAATTCACCTTACCACAGCTTCAGGCCTTATATGAAGGCCTGTATGAAACCAGCCTGGACAAACGGAATTTCACCAGAAAACTATTATCTACCGGCTTATTTATAAAGCAACAGGACAAGGAGAAAGAAAGCTCTAAGAAAGGAGCATTTTATTATAAACTTGACCAGTCAAAGTATTTAGATGATTTTCAAGCCTTTCTAAAGTTCATTCCAAATCCTGATAAACTTCTAACTAGTTAG
- a CDS encoding DUF4112 domain-containing protein, with the protein MAQQNARYTRTPQSEKLKWVDSMVHLMDNQFRLPGTRYRFGLDPVLGLFPFVGDFVSFAISAGLVMTMARHGASGKVVALMLLNIAVDVLFGSIPVLGNIFDFAFKANQRNVRLLREHYEQGKHQGSGKGIIVGVLLMLIVLVVFIVWALWQLATYIIALF; encoded by the coding sequence ATGGCACAACAAAACGCACGTTATACCCGCACTCCACAATCTGAAAAGCTGAAATGGGTGGATTCTATGGTTCACCTGATGGATAACCAGTTTCGTTTGCCTGGCACCCGCTATCGTTTTGGCTTAGACCCCGTACTGGGTTTATTCCCTTTTGTAGGCGATTTTGTTTCTTTTGCAATCTCAGCCGGCCTGGTAATGACAATGGCAAGGCACGGAGCAAGTGGTAAAGTAGTGGCGCTCATGTTGCTCAACATAGCGGTAGACGTATTGTTTGGAAGTATACCTGTTCTGGGTAATATTTTCGACTTTGCATTTAAAGCAAATCAGCGTAATGTGCGCTTGTTGCGCGAGCACTACGAGCAAGGCAAGCACCAGGGAAGTGGAAAAGGCATTATTGTAGGTGTGCTGTTAATGCTGATTGTGCTTGTTGTTTTTATAGTTTGGGCTTTATGGCAATTAGCCACTTATATTATTGCGCTTTTCTAA